In the Pseudolabrys taiwanensis genome, one interval contains:
- a CDS encoding NAD-dependent succinate-semialdehyde dehydrogenase: MYENLLANVPTDLWIGGKWRKASDGGRFDVTDPATEKTIASVASATVDDAIAAVDAAQAAFEGWAGRKPRERAEILRKAFDLIMRDAERFAKLITLENGKALSDSRGEVAYAAEFFRWYAEEAVRNIGQISMAPASGARIVAQHKPAGVAVLVTPWNFPAAMATRKIGPALAAGCPVVLKPASDTPLTMLALMPALEEAGVPPGVVNVIPSRSSGKVVSAMLHDPRVRVVSFTGSTEVGRKLLHEAADNIVKPAMELGGNAPFLVFEDADIDAAIEGAMIAKMRNMGEACTAANRFYVHEKVHDEFAKKLTAKMSGLKMGNGLDDGVALGPLVNKEGRDKVIELVDDAVAKGGKVLTGGKTPDGPGFFYPATVVTNVPSDAKMFNEEIFGPVAAIQTFKTEDEAIKRANSTEYGLVAYLYTKDLSRGMRVSEKLDFGMIGLNRGLVSDPAAPFGGTKQSGLGREGAAEGMKEFLETQYVSVTW, encoded by the coding sequence ATGTACGAAAATCTCCTCGCCAACGTCCCGACCGACCTGTGGATCGGCGGCAAATGGCGCAAGGCGTCCGATGGCGGCCGCTTCGATGTCACCGATCCGGCGACGGAGAAGACCATCGCCTCCGTGGCGAGCGCGACGGTCGATGACGCCATTGCCGCGGTGGATGCCGCGCAGGCGGCGTTCGAAGGCTGGGCCGGGCGCAAGCCACGCGAGCGTGCCGAGATTCTGCGCAAAGCGTTCGACCTCATCATGCGCGACGCCGAGCGCTTTGCGAAACTGATCACGCTGGAGAACGGCAAGGCGTTGTCCGACTCTCGGGGTGAGGTCGCTTATGCCGCCGAGTTCTTCCGCTGGTATGCGGAGGAGGCGGTGCGCAACATCGGCCAGATCTCGATGGCGCCGGCCTCCGGCGCGCGCATCGTCGCCCAGCACAAGCCCGCGGGCGTCGCCGTTTTGGTGACGCCGTGGAATTTCCCGGCGGCCATGGCGACGCGCAAGATCGGTCCCGCGCTCGCCGCCGGCTGCCCGGTGGTGCTCAAACCTGCCTCCGACACGCCGCTCACCATGCTGGCGCTGATGCCGGCGCTGGAAGAAGCCGGCGTGCCGCCCGGCGTCGTCAACGTCATACCCTCGCGCTCCTCGGGCAAGGTCGTCTCGGCCATGCTGCATGACCCGCGCGTGCGCGTCGTCTCCTTCACCGGTTCGACCGAAGTTGGGCGCAAGCTGCTGCACGAGGCAGCCGACAACATCGTCAAGCCGGCGATGGAGTTAGGGGGCAACGCGCCCTTCCTCGTGTTCGAGGACGCCGACATCGACGCGGCGATCGAGGGCGCCATGATTGCGAAAATGAGGAACATGGGCGAGGCCTGCACGGCGGCGAACCGTTTCTACGTGCATGAGAAGGTGCACGACGAGTTCGCCAAGAAGCTCACCGCCAAGATGTCCGGTCTGAAGATGGGCAACGGCCTCGATGACGGCGTCGCGCTCGGGCCGCTGGTGAACAAGGAAGGCCGCGACAAGGTGATCGAGCTGGTCGACGATGCGGTGGCCAAGGGCGGCAAGGTGCTGACCGGCGGCAAGACGCCCGATGGCCCAGGCTTTTTCTATCCGGCGACCGTCGTCACCAACGTGCCGAGCGACGCCAAGATGTTCAACGAGGAAATCTTCGGTCCGGTTGCCGCGATCCAGACCTTCAAGACCGAGGATGAGGCGATTAAGCGCGCCAATTCGACCGAATACGGTCTCGTCGCGTATCTCTACACCAAGGATCTGTCGCGCGGCATGCGTGTGTCGGAGAAGCTCGACTTCGGCATGATCGGCCTCAACCGTGGTCTCGTCTCAGATCCGGCGGCGCCGTTCGGCGGCACCAAGCAGTCCGGCCTGGGGCGCGAAGGCGCCGCGGAGGGCATGAAAGAGTTTCTCGAGACGCAATACGTTTCAGTGACGTGGTGA
- a CDS encoding dihydrolipoamide acetyltransferase family protein: MDVLMPQLGETVAEGKIVKWFKSAGDAVKPGENLFEIETDKTSMEVPATFAGTLTDIHFQVGDVAKVGAVVAVIAGEGGAQAAPQPSAPASPATAQQPPLTAAQAGVQSPKVQPQKELGPRLRGDERSADSFAYPHMDPWREVRTPEHNFGAARIGGVSVTPLARRLAGERGIDLASIKGSGPRGRIVAADVEKAQGPVRGAAFATGASAAQVKALFDGIAYEEVPLDGMRATIARRLVEAKQTVPHFYLTADIEIGRLMAAREEANAAAPKGADGEPLFKLSLNDFVIKAWAVALTRVPAANAVWAEDRILRFTHADIGVAVALDGGLITPVLHNADTKSISALSAEMRDLAGRARNKKLKPNEYQGGASAISNLGMYGVREFAAIINPPHATILAVGAARRAPVETADGGVKFVSQMTVTLSCDHRVVDGALGAELLAAFKSLIETPVTFLI; the protein is encoded by the coding sequence ATGGACGTCCTGATGCCGCAGCTCGGCGAGACCGTCGCCGAAGGCAAGATCGTGAAGTGGTTCAAGTCGGCCGGCGACGCCGTGAAGCCGGGCGAAAACCTGTTCGAGATCGAAACCGACAAGACTTCGATGGAAGTGCCGGCAACGTTTGCCGGTACGTTGACCGACATTCATTTTCAGGTCGGCGACGTCGCCAAGGTCGGCGCCGTGGTGGCGGTGATCGCAGGCGAGGGCGGGGCGCAAGCGGCGCCGCAACCGAGTGCGCCCGCGAGTCCCGCGACAGCGCAACAACCTCCGCTCACCGCCGCGCAAGCGGGGGTCCAGAGCCCAAAGGTACAGCCTCAGAAAGAACTGGGTCCCCGCTTACGCGGGGACGAACGGAGTGCAGATAGCTTCGCCTATCCGCACATGGACCCCTGGCGGGAGGTACGCACGCCGGAGCACAATTTCGGTGCGGCCCGCATCGGCGGCGTCTCGGTCACGCCGCTGGCGCGGCGACTGGCCGGCGAGCGCGGCATCGATCTTGCGTCGATCAAAGGTTCGGGTCCGCGTGGCCGCATCGTCGCCGCCGACGTCGAAAAGGCGCAAGGGCCGGTGCGTGGCGCGGCCTTTGCCACAGGGGCGAGCGCGGCGCAGGTCAAGGCGCTGTTCGACGGCATCGCTTACGAAGAAGTGCCGCTCGACGGCATGCGTGCGACCATTGCGCGGCGGCTGGTCGAAGCGAAGCAAACCGTTCCGCACTTCTATCTCACGGCCGATATCGAGATCGGCCGTTTGATGGCGGCGCGTGAGGAGGCGAACGCCGCGGCTCCGAAAGGCGCCGACGGCGAGCCGCTGTTCAAGCTCTCGCTCAACGACTTCGTCATCAAGGCCTGGGCGGTTGCGCTGACCCGCGTGCCGGCCGCCAATGCGGTCTGGGCGGAGGATCGCATCCTGCGCTTCACGCATGCCGACATCGGCGTGGCGGTGGCGCTCGACGGCGGCCTGATCACGCCGGTGCTGCACAATGCCGACACCAAGTCGATTTCCGCTTTGTCCGCTGAGATGCGCGATCTCGCCGGACGCGCCCGCAACAAGAAGCTGAAGCCGAACGAATACCAAGGTGGCGCGTCCGCCATCTCCAATCTCGGCATGTACGGCGTGCGTGAGTTCGCCGCCATCATCAATCCGCCGCATGCCACCATTCTGGCCGTCGGTGCCGCCCGGCGCGCGCCGGTCGAAACCGCCGACGGCGGCGTCAAGTTCGTCAGTCAGATGACGGTCACGCTATCCTGCGACCATCGCGTGGTCGACGGCGCGCTCGGCGCCGAATTGCTCGCGGCGTTCAAATCCCTTATCGAAACTCCGGTCACATTCCTGATCTGA
- a CDS encoding lipocalin-like domain-containing protein has product MGAWRYVGTRLNGENVNRGASPKGMIYYGPAGEMSVQIAPDVARPRAGSVMTPDEAFDALKDYIAYFGTYSIDEAAGTVTHHREASIQPGDSGDFVRRVEFTGDRLVLRPPNSTMEVTWQRIK; this is encoded by the coding sequence GTGGGCGCTTGGCGCTACGTCGGTACGCGGCTCAATGGCGAGAACGTCAATCGCGGTGCGAGCCCGAAGGGCATGATCTATTACGGCCCCGCCGGCGAGATGTCGGTGCAAATTGCGCCTGACGTCGCGCGCCCGCGGGCAGGCAGCGTCATGACTCCGGACGAAGCCTTCGACGCGCTCAAGGATTACATCGCTTATTTCGGCACCTATTCGATCGACGAGGCGGCCGGCACGGTGACGCATCACCGCGAGGCCAGCATCCAGCCGGGCGATTCCGGCGACTTCGTCCGTCGCGTTGAGTTCACTGGCGACCGTCTGGTGCTGCGGCCGCCCAATTCGACAATGGAAGTCACTTGGCAACGCATCAAGTGA
- a CDS encoding 2-hydroxyacid dehydrogenase: MSSGKPDVLLVGNRKPTLVKGLEGAVNLHVLFDHPDREAFLKSIGGSVRAIAVAYTADKVDGAFMQRFPKLEQISSFGVGYDHIDAKWAGQHGIVVTNTPDVLNEEVADTALGLLLCTVREFPQADRYLRAGKWPSGGYPLSKATLRDRTVGIVGMGRIGKAIARRLEAFGVPVVYHSRNPQPGVSYKYYPKLVDMAREVDTLMVIVPGGAATQNLINAEVLKALGPRGIVINMARGSVVDEKALIEALKNRTIFSAGLDVFVNEPHVPQELIEMDHVVLLPHLGSASEATRQAMDQLVVDNLLAWVAGKPPLTPVPETPYPPKR, translated from the coding sequence ATGTCGAGCGGAAAGCCCGATGTCCTGCTGGTCGGCAATCGTAAGCCGACCCTCGTCAAAGGGCTCGAGGGCGCGGTCAATCTGCACGTCCTGTTCGATCATCCCGATCGGGAAGCATTCCTCAAATCGATAGGCGGAAGCGTTCGAGCGATCGCGGTTGCCTATACTGCCGATAAGGTCGACGGCGCTTTCATGCAGCGCTTCCCGAAGCTCGAGCAGATTTCGAGCTTCGGCGTCGGCTATGATCATATCGACGCCAAGTGGGCGGGGCAGCACGGCATCGTCGTCACCAACACGCCCGATGTGCTCAACGAGGAAGTGGCCGATACGGCGCTGGGTCTCCTGCTCTGCACCGTGCGCGAATTCCCGCAGGCGGACCGTTACCTGCGCGCCGGCAAGTGGCCGTCCGGCGGCTATCCGCTGTCGAAGGCGACGTTGCGCGACCGAACGGTCGGCATCGTCGGCATGGGCCGCATCGGCAAGGCAATCGCGCGCCGCCTCGAGGCCTTCGGCGTGCCGGTCGTCTATCACAGCCGCAATCCGCAGCCGGGCGTGAGCTACAAGTACTATCCCAAGCTCGTCGACATGGCGCGCGAGGTCGACACGCTGATGGTGATCGTGCCGGGTGGGGCGGCGACGCAGAACCTGATCAATGCCGAGGTGCTCAAGGCGCTCGGCCCGCGCGGCATCGTCATCAATATGGCGCGCGGCTCGGTGGTCGACGAGAAGGCCTTGATCGAGGCGTTGAAGAATCGCACCATCTTCTCCGCCGGTCTCGATGTCTTTGTGAACGAGCCGCACGTGCCGCAGGAGCTGATCGAGATGGATCACGTGGTGCTGTTGCCGCATCTCGGCTCGGCCAGCGAGGCGACGCGGCAGGCCATGGACCAGCTCGTGGTCGACAACCTCCTCGCCTGGGTCGCCGGCAAGCCGCCGCTGACGCCGGTGCCGGAAACACCTTATCCGCCGAAAAGGTAA
- a CDS encoding AprI/Inh family metalloprotease inhibitor: MRLARIIACVFVAAAAPVAAQTPPTLGETAKAMVGSWEFSNADRDKVCTVTFKSDRNAVGFKVEFNAGCAGLFPLVGDVAGWTFPENDLLRLLDAQGRALAEFSEVEDGIYEAPTPGVGVLFIQSASTAAPAKTPQQIAGNWNVMQGEKTLCSLTLAPTAVKDAFALTVKPGCDGGIAGQNFTQWRLDREELLLVPSRGEPWRFEEIEPNTWRRLPESVDALTLVKQ, encoded by the coding sequence ATGCGGCTCGCCCGCATTATTGCTTGCGTATTCGTTGCGGCGGCCGCTCCGGTCGCGGCGCAGACGCCGCCGACGCTCGGCGAGACCGCCAAAGCCATGGTCGGAAGCTGGGAATTCTCCAACGCCGATCGGGACAAGGTCTGCACCGTCACCTTCAAATCCGACCGCAATGCCGTCGGCTTCAAGGTGGAGTTCAACGCCGGTTGCGCCGGCCTATTTCCACTGGTTGGCGATGTTGCCGGCTGGACGTTTCCCGAAAACGATCTGTTGCGCCTGCTCGATGCGCAGGGCCGCGCCCTCGCGGAATTCAGCGAGGTCGAGGACGGCATCTACGAAGCGCCGACGCCCGGCGTCGGCGTGCTGTTCATCCAAAGCGCGAGCACGGCGGCGCCGGCGAAGACACCGCAGCAAATCGCCGGCAACTGGAATGTGATGCAAGGTGAGAAGACGCTGTGCTCGCTTACGCTCGCGCCGACGGCGGTGAAGGATGCCTTCGCGCTGACGGTGAAGCCGGGCTGCGACGGCGGCATCGCCGGCCAGAACTTCACGCAGTGGCGGCTCGACCGCGAGGAACTGCTGCTCGTGCCGTCGCGCGGCGAGCCCTGGCGCTTCGAAGAGATCGAGCCGAATACCTGGCGCCGCTTGCCGGAAAGCGTCGATGCGCTCACCCTCGTCAAGCAATGA
- a CDS encoding AprI/Inh family metalloprotease inhibitor yields MRRGWLLILMAAAMAAPAQAYDFAPAKPMDTASVDPAMLADVYGAYEIRDKSGKKRCRINLMKDFGIGGYQIEVAPGCAKAFPVMGDIAAWRLLESWTIDLVDALRKTRVRFETPDDRYVAFGDETDIAGMHELVKVQERPAQRKK; encoded by the coding sequence ATGCGCCGTGGCTGGCTGCTCATTTTAATGGCAGCGGCCATGGCCGCGCCGGCGCAGGCCTACGACTTCGCGCCGGCGAAGCCGATGGACACCGCGTCGGTCGACCCCGCGATGCTGGCGGACGTCTATGGCGCTTATGAAATCCGCGACAAAAGCGGCAAGAAGCGCTGTCGCATCAATTTGATGAAAGATTTCGGCATCGGCGGCTATCAGATCGAGGTTGCGCCCGGATGCGCAAAGGCCTTTCCGGTGATGGGCGACATCGCTGCCTGGCGCCTGCTGGAAAGCTGGACCATCGATCTGGTAGATGCTTTACGCAAGACGCGCGTGCGCTTTGAGACGCCGGACGATCGCTACGTTGCGTTCGGCGACGAGACGGACATCGCCGGCATGCATGAGCTCGTGAAGGTTCAAGAGCGGCCGGCCCAGAGGAAGAAGTAG